In Sebaldella termitidis ATCC 33386, one DNA window encodes the following:
- a CDS encoding uracil-DNA glycosylase, with product MEINVGKYLKENTDYDKEKYDFQFPDITLDTDKIKTIMINEVVPSDPEDDFYGKNELPYYHTTVFPLFQKAGVPVKTIDDITSLGIYMTNAVKIPKDEYTIPKDYITASLPFLEIETELFPNVEVIMLMGDVARKALNMISRKKTKAAALPAVSTYKLRKNELWYGKIRLFPSYIMTGKNILIEKSKFEMASEDIKNMMNIIR from the coding sequence ATGGAGATAAATGTAGGAAAATATCTAAAGGAAAATACAGACTATGATAAAGAAAAGTATGACTTTCAGTTTCCGGATATCACACTGGATACAGATAAAATAAAGACCATTATGATTAATGAGGTAGTTCCTTCTGATCCAGAAGATGATTTTTACGGAAAAAATGAACTTCCTTATTATCACACTACTGTTTTTCCCTTATTTCAAAAAGCAGGCGTTCCTGTAAAAACCATAGATGATATTACTTCACTCGGAATCTATATGACTAATGCAGTAAAAATACCTAAAGATGAATACACCATACCAAAGGACTATATTACGGCTTCACTTCCTTTTTTGGAAATTGAAACGGAACTTTTTCCAAATGTGGAAGTTATCATGCTCATGGGTGATGTAGCCAGAAAAGCTCTTAACATGATCAGCAGGAAAAAAACAAAGGCTGCTGCCCTTCCGGCGGTTTCTACTTATAAATTAAGAAAAAACGAGCTCTGGTATGGTAAAATAAGGCTTTTCCCGTCTTATATAATGACAGGGAAAAATATTCTTATTGAAAAATCAAAATTTGAAATGGCTTCAGAAGATATTAAAAATATGATGAATATTATCAGATAA